From the genome of Eucalyptus grandis isolate ANBG69807.140 chromosome 2, ASM1654582v1, whole genome shotgun sequence, one region includes:
- the LOC104428368 gene encoding uncharacterized protein LOC104428368 has protein sequence MPLLATSTINQLLQTTLGLYNAKFSNAIATSQSLGQSSFNKNTSCSNIISFVLNILLCHIRSCPVLVRDDPFKTFIYGDIKILGPQLLKLILLLKSVQSSVPNEKNKSRIEGQRDNLHQALICLKDMLMIYLQGPHFAQLLEDLVSVCITEYGFDGENVTYVINDPKIKNIEIFVVKILKPLLSELLAISSLREAEVFGDIMLMITNKLPCQLRNSHGSWATQICKSNGIKDSKVVRSLVLLAFQLSSPPDDLIFAQDVAIELCKVTGSASDDPVEMSELYPVVNKDTSIAVIICILQSVEAIICDVDWAIRK, from the exons ATGCCTCTCTTGGCAActtcaacaatcaatcaattactGCAAACTACATTAGGGTTATACAATGCTAAATTTTCTAATGCTATTGCAACCTCCCAGAGTCTTGGCCAATCATCCTTCAACAAGAACACAAGCTGCTCAAACATTATATCTTTTGTCTTGAATATTCTGCTTTGTCACATCAGGTCTTGCCCTGTTTTAGTGAGGGACGATCCCTTTAAGACTTTTATCTATGGTGACATTAAGATTCTGGGACCCCAATTGCTGAAGCTGATACTTCTCCTTAAGTCGGTCCAATCAAGCGTtccaaatgaaaagaacaaaagtagGATTGAAGGTCAAAGAGACAATCTCCATCAAGCACTTATCTGCCTTAAGGATATGTTAATGATTTATTTGCAGGGCCCTCATTTTGCCCAGCTGCTTGAAGATTTGGTGTCAGTCTGCATAACTGAGTATGGTTTTGATGGCGAAAATGTAACCTATGTGAttaatgatccaaaaataaagaacattGAGATATTCGTCGTGAAGATCCTGAAGCCTCTGTTATCCGAGCTTCTTGCAATTTCATCCCTTCGTGAGGCTGAG GTCTTTGGTGATATTATGTTGATGATTACTAACAAGTTGCCCTGCCAACTGAGAAACTCTCATGGATCCTGGGCTACACAGATCTGCAAAAGCAATGGAATCAAAGATTCCAAGGTTGTTAGGAGTCTGGTATTACTAGCCTTCCAACTAAGCTCGCCTCCAGATGATTTGATCTTTGCTCAAGATGTGGCTATAGAGTTGTGCAAAGTTACAGGGTCAGCAAGTGATGATCCTGTTGAAATGTCTGAATTATACCCTGTTGTCAACAAAGACACCAGCATTGCAGTAATTATTTGCATTCTGCAATCAGTTGAAGCAATTATATGTGATGTGGATTGGGCCATTAGAAAATGA